AAAACAGCATTAATCACCGGAGGAACCAAAGGTATAGGATATGGAATAGCAGAAGCTATGCTCAAAGCAGGCATGAAAGTAGCTATCACCGGACGAAATCAAGAAGGTGTAGACGCAGCAGTAAACAAGCTAAAGTCAACTGGAGACATCATCGGTATAGTGGCAGATGTGCGAGACAGTGCAGCCATGAAAGCTGCTAATGACAAGATTTTAGAGCAATGGGGACAGCTGGATGTGGTCATAGCCAATGCTGGTGTGGGCCACTTCGGTTCTGTAACTGAACTATCGGATGAGCAATGGAAAGATACACTCGACATCAACCTTACTGGGGTATTCAATACAGTGAGAGCTACTGTTCCTTCTCTTAAAGAAACTAAGGGATACATTTTCACCATTGCTAGCCTGGCAGGAGCCAATTTCTTTGCAAAAGGCAGTGCCTACAATGCAAGTAAGTTTGGTTTGGTAGGATTTACTCAAGCCATGATGTTGGACCTAAGGCATGAGGGAATCAATGTCAGTACTATCATGCCGGGATCTGTGGCTACCTATTTCAATGGCAACACGCCTGATGCCTCTGATGACTGGAAAATCCAGATAGAAGACCTGGGGCAAATGGTAGTAGATGTACTAAGGTTGGACCCTCGTACACTTCCATCCAAAATCGAAGTAAGACCGAGTCAACCACCTAAGAAATAAATTATCAAAATGAGAATGAGGCTGTCTTAAAAGTCTTTCTTTGTCTTGTTGAGCCAAGTCGAAACATTAACTATACCTTTCAAAGGTACATTTCCTGGCCGTCCGGCAGGTGGGCGACTATGCTCAATGTGACAAACCCTTTTTATTAAACCTTTTGATACAGCCTCATTCTCTCCTCCATCCGTTCCCTTCACAGCATCTCTTGATAAAGGTTTTATTATAAGAGACTTGCTACGGCTGTGAATTTATTTCAAGTTTGGAACGCTATTTGTTAAGTTCACTGACAACAATTTGATAGAACAAAAACTATCTTTGATTCAATCACGGAAAAAGAAAGAAAATGAAAAGACACACCTGTATTTCTAAAAATTGGTCCATCCTATTATTGTTGGCTTTGATGGTCAGTTTTTCATCCTGTAATAAGAAACTATTCAAAAAGAAAAGCAAAGGAGCTGAACCTGTGGCTACTTCTACGGCAGAACCCAACTCCATGAATAACCCTGTAGACGAATCGGAAGAAGAACCGATAGAGCCCATGGAAGAAGTAGAAGAAACCGCACCTACTCCTAAAAAACTCTCTAAAGAACAACAGCTAAACAATTATTTCGGAGCGATTGCCAACGCGAGTTCCACTTCGTCTGCCAATGCCAGCATCGCAGAAGCTTTGGATATGTTCAGTGATACAGACGCTCCTGTTTTGATAGTAATATATCACGATGGTTCTCAACCAAGCTATGACGAACCCACTACCATCAATAAGTATCTCAACTATCTGAAGGATACCAAAAACGACAAGGCAGAGGTAGAAGAAATCATCTACGACGAAAGTGGCCTGATCAAAGAATTGGTGTTGAAGAAATAAATTATTGAATCCACAATAGAAAAAGACATGAATTATCTAAAATATACTTTAGTATCCCTGATGCTATTGACGGGTTCTGTGGCCATGGCTCAGAACGATGTAGATCCTGGAAGAAAACAAGCCATTGACTCTTTGGCTTTAGAGAAAGTTAAGGATTTGAGTAAATACATTTCCCTGATTGGAAGTAAGGACACTCCTTTCTCAGAGGCGCAGCGCGTAATGGACAGAGCAGAAGAGCTTTTTGCTCCGGGAAGTGAAATGGGCGTTTCCTCATTGAGCAGCGAAGAGATCACTTACTACAAGGTCCGTGAGTACTTCGAGCACCTGATGGCCCTCAACTATGACAAGGTAAAAATCCAATGGTACGACATTCACTATGTCAGTGACTTGGAAAGACAGCCCGATGGCTCCTATGTCGGGGTAATCACCATTTATCAGAGGTTTGAAGGTACTACCGCTGATAATACGCTGAACTATAAGGATACGACCAAAAAGGACATCACCATTTACGTGAAGAAAAAAGAAACGCAGATTGCGGGTAGAGTGATCGAATTCTGGGATGTAATGTTGGGAGACATTCGAGTAACTGAGACTTCTGCATGAGAATATTAGTAGTATTGGTACTGAGCGTACTATGCATACAACCATTGGTGGGTCAAATGAGGCTCACCAATGATATGCAAGAAACAGAAGCCCAACTCAAAGCTTCGACGAAGCAAGTCAATCAGTTTTTCAGAAGATTCAATGGCGAGGAAAGCACCGACGGCAATCGCTATTATGAAAAAGATAAGGAGTTTAGATCCACCTCTCTGAGGAGAAAGTACATGCCTGTACTGTTTGATACAGAGACAGGTCAGTACGATCCTAAGGAGACCGAAAACTTCGTTAAGCAAATCACCGATAAGAAAAACCCAGAGTTTCTGGATTTTCATCAGGATGACTGGGTTGCCGAGGTGAGAACTACCTTTAACTATCGAGGACAGGAAGTTTCAGGCTTGCTCTTCATGCGACTACAAGCATATGGACAGGGCTATGAATGGATCATCGAGGATGTCATGTTTGATTTCATCAATGGGCGTTTTGACAAAGACACCACTGAAAGCAAAGCTTTTATTCACCCGATGAGTCATGAGTTAGAGTTCATGACTCTAAAAAAGGCGCTCAAGGACAACAAACATTCAGAGCAATACACAGCGAATGATTTCGAACCAGATTATTTGTCCATTTTCTTATATGAATTGAACACTGGTAATCTGAAATTCGTCACGGTAAATGACATGCAATTGCACTTCTTTGCTATCGAAGGCTATTATTTTTCTCTCTCCTATTTTAATAGAACTGGATACAATTCAGGATGGCTCATATCGAGTCTGGTTCCTTTAAATTCGGAAAATGAAACCAAACAAATGAAGGATTATATCTATGGTAAAGGCTAAAAGGTATGATTTAATGAGAGTTCTTTTGATAGGAACTCTTTTCTTGATTTTCAATCCATCGTGGGCCTATGCTGGTATCAGCATGCAGGAACCAGATACTTCGCGCTATGCCGAAGTTAGAAGTCTGGTTCAGTTTTACGAATACATGCTCAACAACATTGGTTCGGCCCGAAGCAATACCCGCGACAAGGAAGTCATCATCACCGAGAGCTACAAAAAAGTCTTTAGCAGTCCACAAGTCCAGATAGAAGACGATCTGATTCACAATAGGAAAGTCATCACTAACAAAGATGTGGCGGCCTACTTGAGAGATGTCGATTTTTTCTTCAAGGACATCGTATTTGATTTCAACGACATCCAGGTCGAGCAAAAGCAAGAAGGTGCTTCGACCTATTATTTGGTCACCTTCGAAAGCCTAATCGAAGCGACCACATTAGACAATGAACCCTACACCAATGCACAACAGCGATTCATAGAGGTGAATGCTGATGAGGCATCTGGAGACCTTAAAATCGCCAGTGTATACCATACCAAAGTCAGCAGAGAAAAGGAGCTGGAAGTATGGTGGGAGTCCCTCTCCTATGGCTGGATTCAGGTTTTCAGAGAGTATGTCACTTTCGACAGTGCCGACTTCCGGGTACTCAAACAAATCTCTAGTATTGACAGTCTCAACCTGTCTGGCAATGCTTTGATATTGAATATTGAACCCCTGGCAGCACTGAGGGATCTGAAATATCTAGACATCAGTCATACCGAAATCACCGACATCAGCCCACTTCGCTATTCGAGAAACCTTCAAACCCTAAAAGCCAACAACTCCAAAATCAACGACGTATCGACGCTTGAATATTTTGAGAGTTTAGAGACATTGGATCTGTCCAAGACTCCCCTTATGAACCTTCAGGGAATTGAAAAAATGAAATCGCTCAAACATCTACGTTTGATTGATACCCATATCAGAGATTTCAAACCCATCCAGCAATTCAACACTTTAGAGAGCGTGAATCTCTCAGAATCCAGATTCAATGATGCGGGTTTTCTGTCTGGTCACAAGGCCCTAAAGGAAGCTAATCTATCGAAAACCTCACTGGCAGATCTACATGTGTTTCAGTTATTTTCACAACTCAAAACCCTGGACGTATCTGAGACAGCTATCACTGATCTGGATGGATTGGAAAGCCATCCAAGCCTGGAGCTACTCAATATCAACCAAACAGACATCAGCGAGCTCAAAGCCCTGTTAACCGCTCCTAAGCTAAAGAAAGTATATGCCGACTATACTAAGATAAGTCAGGAAGAGGCATCCTCCTTTATGGCAAAAAAGCCCAAAACATTGGTAGTGACCCAAAGTGCTCAAGTCATGAATTGGTGGGGCAGTTTGTCTGCGGATTGGAAGAAAATCCTTACCCAAAAAATTGAAGTAGAAGAGCCTGGAAAAGAAGAAATCATTCAACTGTTGAATACTGACTCACTGGACTTGTCAGGCAAAGGCTTAGCAGATAGCTCACCACTGAAAAAATTCAATAGAATCAAGTACCTGGACGTGTCTGGCAATTCATTCAAAAACTTTAGCTACACCAGTGGCATGAAAGACCTTACTTCGCTCACGGGAGAAGGACTACCCGTTCAAAGTACAGATGGCCTGGATCAAAATGAAAAGCTGGAGTATTTATCCATTCCTCAATCAGAAATTGTCAATATTGGCGCGCTTTCATTTTTGGACCAATTGAAGATGGTCAATCTGGATCGTAGCTACGTGGATGAATCCGCTATTGCTAAGTATCTTCAGTCCAACCCTAAAACGGTCATTATTTATCAAAGCGATAGACTTGAGAAATGGTGGAATGAACTCAGTTCAGACTGGAAATCCTTGTTTGATTTAGAAAAGGTAGACAGTTATCATTTGCATCAGTTGATCGAAAGAGAATCGATGAGTGTATCGGGATTGCATATATCTTCTCTCGAACCACTCTCCGTATTCATCAATTTGAAACAACTGAATCTAGATCAAGTCAATATCTCCAATCTACAGGATCTGACCATGCATACAGGCTTACGAGAGCTGACTTGCACCAAAGGTCCCCTTGAGAGTCTATCGGGTATCTCCTACTTTCAGCAACTCGAAAAATTGAATGTATCCAGCACCGCTGTGAGTGACCTAAAAGATTTGGAAGGATTGCGCTCACTCGTAGAACTCAATTGCTCCGGAACAGGCATCTCCAACCTCAAAGGCATTTCAGAAATCTACAATCTGGAAAAGCTTGACATCAGCAGTACCAAAGTATGGCGACTAGGCAGACTGAGTGAACTAAGAAATCTCCAAACACTGATCTGCAACAACACGCGCATCATTGCCTACTTGATTGACGAATACAAGGCAGAACATCCAGAAGTGAATGTGATTTATTATTGATTCTTTATCTTGAATTGGGCAGATTGATAGGATTGCACAGAAAGATCAAATAGGCAGTTTGGCCAGTCGCTATATCACCTGTTACCACACGTTTAGTTTAGGTTGAATAATTCAGTCAGAAAATTAATCCGCTGTTCATCAGTTAGATTGTCCGTATTAACTGCATAGCTCAAGGCATATTCGTTCTTGCGTCCAAAAAGGAATATAGTATTAACATTTTTACCGGTAATTTTCCAAATTATAAAGTCTCCAGATTCCTTAGTGTCCAGTATTTCGGTTGTATAACCTTGATTCAAGTAGTATTCAGAATCCCACAAATAGAATTTATCTACCCATTGTTGATTCGTTAAACTGTCATGATGGAATGGATACTTGTTCACTGGGTTGAGCGCTACAGCAATGGATGTTGAGTCTGCGTTCTTAAAATAGTGCTGCCTGCTCGTTTCGTTGTAATTCGTTTTCGTCCATTTCCCTGGAATGTCGATGTTACCGTATGGAAATAGCGTTAAGGATGTTACATTTTTCTCTTCGTTATAGCTGTCTGATATCAGCATTGTTGTTTGACTAGTTTTACAGCCAAAAAGGGTTGTTAGGAAGAGAAATAAGACTATAAAGTTCCTGTTCATAGGTTGGAGAGTATGTGTGGTAACGACCAGATATGGCACGTGCCTCTGGACATTCAAATATCGGTAAACTATTGGTTTCACATTTCAATATCAAGTAACTCAGAAGAGGCATGTGCTATATCGTTTGTTGTATGCCGTAACTTCATTTTTAATGCGTTAATCAGTTTTTTTTAGATAAAATTAAACAAATGTTTAAATCATTCGTTTAGTATTTGTAAGTTTGGCGAAACTATTCTAAATGGCACAAGATTCTACAGCGGAAGAAAAGATCAAAGAGGCGGCAAAATCCCTTTTTACGAAAAATGGATTTGCAGCTACCAAAACAAGGGATATTGCCGAGAAGGCTGGTATTAACCTAGCTTTACTCAATTATTACTATCGAAGCAAGGAGCTACTTTTCAACAAGATCATGATGGAAGTGATGTCGATGTTCATGAAAAGTATCTTCAGCATTTTTCAGGACGAGCGTACAACTTTGGAGCAAAAGTTTGAATTGATTGCATCCAGGTACATCGATAAGATCAAATCCAACCCTGATATTCCAAACTTCCTGCTGAATGAGTTGCGGTCAAGGCCCGAGGAGTTTTTTCTGAAAATTATCGAAGGGAAACGCTTGCAGGACTTTTATATCTACACGCAATTGGTTGAGCAAATCGGGGAAGAAAGGGTGAAGGGGCTCAATCCAATACACATTATGATGAATTTGATGAGTCTAACCCTCTTCCCGTTCGTGGGCAAACCCATGATGCGAATGGTTACCGGAATAGACAATGCCGTGTTCAACAAAATGATGGAAGAACGAAAAAAGCTAATCCCGATGTGGATCATGCAGATGTTGAAGTAAAATTTTTTATCCATTGATTAATCAAATGTTTAAAACATACTTTTAAAACAAACGATGAAAATAATAAACATAACAAAACAGATAACATTTTGGCTATTGCTCCTGATCAGCACGTGGAGTCACTCATTGTCCGGACAGAGTCTATCGCTTGACAGTTGCCTTTCAATGGCAGAGAGGAATTACCCACAAATTGCCCAATACGGGTTGATTAGCCAATCAACCGAGTATTCTATAGCAAATGCTCAAAAGGGAAAGCTTCCGCAATTAAGCATTGCAGGGCAGGCCACTTATCAGTCTGACGTAACCCAGGTTCCTGGAGGTGAGGCGATGGGAGTTGCCCCATTAAGTCAAGACCAGTATCAACTCTATGGGGAGGTCGTCCAACCGTTGACAGGATTGGCCGTCATCAACCAGCAGAAAAAAATCATTGAGGCTGATGGGCAAGTAAGCAAGGCTGAATTGGAGGCTAAGCTCTACGCCATCAAACAGCGGGTGAGTGATTTGTTTTTCGGGGTATTACTGATTCAGAACCAGCTCAGGCAAAGCGAGCTGACCAAACAGGATCTTCAAGCAGGAATATCCCGGGTAGAGGCCTCTGTAAAGTACGGAACTTCATTAAAAAGCAGTGCCGATGTGCTCAAAGCGCAATTGATCACCATCGATCAGCGGATCATCGAAAAGGAATCAACAAGAGACGGGTACTTAAAAATGCTGGGCCTTTTTGTCAATCAGGAATTAAATAGCGATTTCGAATTAATTGTCCCCGCTCCAACCGTGCTGGCCTCAAAAATCAACCGACCGGAGCTCTCAATCTACACTAATAAAATGCAGTCCATTGCCCTTCAAGATGGCTTGCTCAGCAAAACGAATCTACCTCAGTTCAGCCTGTTCATGCAAAGCGGTTTTGGAAGACCCGCACTGAACTTTCTAAGCAATGATTTTGAGCCATATTATATCGGTGGGCTGAGGCTGTCATGGAACCTTTCCAATTATTACACTACCAAAGGACAAAGACAGCTCTTTTCAATCAATAAAAGCATATTGGAATCTGAGCGAGAAACTTTCCTTTTTAATACACGGCTGACTATGGCCAACCAAGACGTACAGATTGTGAAAGTCGAAAAACTGATTGAAAAGGACAAGGAGATTATTGCCTTGAGGGAAGGTATTGTGAATTCCTCCAAAGGCCAGTTGGAGCATGGGGTCATCACCGCCTCCGAGTACAAGACTGTAGTGATCGATTCTGATGAGGCACGACAAAACCTCACACTTCATCAGATCGAGCTAATGAAACTTAAAAATGATTACAAACTAACATCCGGAAACTAAAATGAAACATCCACTTAAAAATCCAATATGTATTTTGCTGCTTAGCGTACTTTGGTCATCATGTACAAACAATGGACACGAATTTGATGCAACAGGTACTTTCGAAGCAGACGAAACAATTATTTCTTCAGAAGCATCGGGAAAGTTACTTTCTTTCAAAGTAGATGAAGGACAAGAATTACCCTCAAACCAGTATCTAGGGTATATCGATACTACCCAGCTTGCGCTGACCAAAGCGCAACTGGAAGCTCAAATCAAAGCAGTGCTGAGCCGGAAGCCGGACATTGCATCACAACTTGTGGCGCTCAATGAGCAGTTAAAAGCCGCTAGGAAGGAAAAAGCACGAATCGAAAACCTGCTCAAATCCGATGCAGCTACCCCAAAGCAATTGGATGATGTGGACGCGCAGATCAATATTATCAACGGTAATATTACCGGACTTAGGACATCCCTTGTCAATAACTCGAGGAGTCTGGATCAGGAGATTGGCCCATTGGAAGCTCAGATCCTGCAGATGGAGGACAAGATCGCCAAAAGCAAAATAATCAATCCTGTAAATGGAACGGTATTGTCTGTCTATGCGGAACCTTATGAGCAGGTTGGTCCGGGTCAGCCACTCTACCGGATAGCCGACCTGAGTGAGCTGACCTTGAAAGCGTACATCTCGGGAGACCAGTTTGCACAAGTGAAGTTAAACCAGAAGGTTTCCGTTTATACCGATGATGGGAATGGCGGGTACAAAGAGGATGCAGGAACCATCTACTGGATCAGCGAAAAGGCCGAGTTTACCCCTAAAAGTGTGCAAACCAAAAACGAGCGGGCAAATAAGGTGTATGCAGTCAAAATAAGGGTAAAGAATAACGGCTCTTACAAAATCGGCATGTACGGAGAAGTGACGTTTGATACCGAGTCATGAAGCACGTTATCATCGATCATGTTTCCAAAGCCTTTGTCAAAGAGGGAACTCCTGCTTTGAACGAGATCAGCTTTGAAGTGGAAGAAGGGGAACTCTTTGGCCTGATTGGCCCGGATGGAGCTGGGAAAACCACGCTGTTCCGCATCCTTACCACGTTGCTGCTGGCGGATAGTGGAAATGCCAGTGTCAATGGCCTTGATGTCGTCCGGGACTACAAAGAAATCAGGAAACAGGTCGGGTATATGCCAGGTAGGTTCTCACTGTACCAAGACCTTTCGGTAGAAGAAAACCTGAACTTCTTTGCAACTATTTTCAACACCACCCTTGAGCAGAATTATGACCTGATCAAAGATATCTACGTGCAGATCGAACCTTTCAAGAACCGGAGGGCGGGCAAGCTTTCC
This is a stretch of genomic DNA from Reichenbachiella ulvae. It encodes these proteins:
- a CDS encoding SDR family oxidoreductase encodes the protein MREINNKTALITGGTKGIGYGIAEAMLKAGMKVAITGRNQEGVDAAVNKLKSTGDIIGIVADVRDSAAMKAANDKILEQWGQLDVVIANAGVGHFGSVTELSDEQWKDTLDINLTGVFNTVRATVPSLKETKGYIFTIASLAGANFFAKGSAYNASKFGLVGFTQAMMLDLRHEGINVSTIMPGSVATYFNGNTPDASDDWKIQIEDLGQMVVDVLRLDPRTLPSKIEVRPSQPPKK
- a CDS encoding leucine-rich repeat domain-containing protein, whose product is MRVLLIGTLFLIFNPSWAYAGISMQEPDTSRYAEVRSLVQFYEYMLNNIGSARSNTRDKEVIITESYKKVFSSPQVQIEDDLIHNRKVITNKDVAAYLRDVDFFFKDIVFDFNDIQVEQKQEGASTYYLVTFESLIEATTLDNEPYTNAQQRFIEVNADEASGDLKIASVYHTKVSREKELEVWWESLSYGWIQVFREYVTFDSADFRVLKQISSIDSLNLSGNALILNIEPLAALRDLKYLDISHTEITDISPLRYSRNLQTLKANNSKINDVSTLEYFESLETLDLSKTPLMNLQGIEKMKSLKHLRLIDTHIRDFKPIQQFNTLESVNLSESRFNDAGFLSGHKALKEANLSKTSLADLHVFQLFSQLKTLDVSETAITDLDGLESHPSLELLNINQTDISELKALLTAPKLKKVYADYTKISQEEASSFMAKKPKTLVVTQSAQVMNWWGSLSADWKKILTQKIEVEEPGKEEIIQLLNTDSLDLSGKGLADSSPLKKFNRIKYLDVSGNSFKNFSYTSGMKDLTSLTGEGLPVQSTDGLDQNEKLEYLSIPQSEIVNIGALSFLDQLKMVNLDRSYVDESAIAKYLQSNPKTVIIYQSDRLEKWWNELSSDWKSLFDLEKVDSYHLHQLIERESMSVSGLHISSLEPLSVFINLKQLNLDQVNISNLQDLTMHTGLRELTCTKGPLESLSGISYFQQLEKLNVSSTAVSDLKDLEGLRSLVELNCSGTGISNLKGISEIYNLEKLDISSTKVWRLGRLSELRNLQTLICNNTRIIAYLIDEYKAEHPEVNVIYY
- a CDS encoding TetR/AcrR family transcriptional regulator, whose translation is MAQDSTAEEKIKEAAKSLFTKNGFAATKTRDIAEKAGINLALLNYYYRSKELLFNKIMMEVMSMFMKSIFSIFQDERTTLEQKFELIASRYIDKIKSNPDIPNFLLNELRSRPEEFFLKIIEGKRLQDFYIYTQLVEQIGEERVKGLNPIHIMMNLMSLTLFPFVGKPMMRMVTGIDNAVFNKMMEERKKLIPMWIMQMLK
- a CDS encoding TolC family protein is translated as MKIINITKQITFWLLLLISTWSHSLSGQSLSLDSCLSMAERNYPQIAQYGLISQSTEYSIANAQKGKLPQLSIAGQATYQSDVTQVPGGEAMGVAPLSQDQYQLYGEVVQPLTGLAVINQQKKIIEADGQVSKAELEAKLYAIKQRVSDLFFGVLLIQNQLRQSELTKQDLQAGISRVEASVKYGTSLKSSADVLKAQLITIDQRIIEKESTRDGYLKMLGLFVNQELNSDFELIVPAPTVLASKINRPELSIYTNKMQSIALQDGLLSKTNLPQFSLFMQSGFGRPALNFLSNDFEPYYIGGLRLSWNLSNYYTTKGQRQLFSINKSILESERETFLFNTRLTMANQDVQIVKVEKLIEKDKEIIALREGIVNSSKGQLEHGVITASEYKTVVIDSDEARQNLTLHQIELMKLKNDYKLTSGN
- a CDS encoding HlyD family secretion protein, which produces MKHPLKNPICILLLSVLWSSCTNNGHEFDATGTFEADETIISSEASGKLLSFKVDEGQELPSNQYLGYIDTTQLALTKAQLEAQIKAVLSRKPDIASQLVALNEQLKAARKEKARIENLLKSDAATPKQLDDVDAQINIINGNITGLRTSLVNNSRSLDQEIGPLEAQILQMEDKIAKSKIINPVNGTVLSVYAEPYEQVGPGQPLYRIADLSELTLKAYISGDQFAQVKLNQKVSVYTDDGNGGYKEDAGTIYWISEKAEFTPKSVQTKNERANKVYAVKIRVKNNGSYKIGMYGEVTFDTES